Genomic DNA from Gimesia aquarii:
AGAATTTCGGAGAGCACCTGACTTTTACGCACTTGCAGGAATGAAACAAGAGACACAACAAATCAGCTTCAGAACGAATCAACCCGGCAAAACATTAGAAAGCTTCGCTGGTAAGTCGACATGTGCTGGTTGCGAACATGGTGTCACTCCCATTGGCAGCCCGGATGAATTAGGTTTGGCAATCAACGCTAGTGGAGGCCGCGTCATTGTGGTCGAAGAGGCACACAAGCTTTACCCCAAGATTTATGCAGCTCGCTTTCAGGGACAACAACTCCAGGTCAAAGGCCAGGTCATTAAATCACTTGGTAAGATTTCCTGGTTGAAACCAACTTCGTTGAAAGTAATCAACTAGAGGCTTTCTTTCTCAATCGTTTCTCGAAAGAAGCTCAATGGAGCCGTTTCTTACTATGAGTCTCGGCTCCTCTTTCTCCCTTTTCATACATAAATGGCCCAAACAAGACGAAAGAATGTCATCATGTTTACTAAGTCACTCTTTTACTTTGTTCTCTGCGGTTTCTTGTTCTTGCCTTTTGTCAGTTCGATCGCACAAGAGCAGGACAACCCTCAACAAGTTGAAATCTCTGCACAGGTATCAAGAGTGGCTCCTGATGAAGCAGAATTGGTGATCACCGCAAAGATACAACCGGGCTTACACATTTATGCACAATCTCAGCCAAAACCTTTTTTAGCAACGAAGATTACTCTGAAACCAGACAATCAAATTCGCTCAGCAGGGCCGTTCGTTCCCTCGAAAGAACCGGTTCTAATGAAACACGAAAAACTGGGAGTCGAGTTACATGAGCATGAAGGAACTGTTTCCTGGCGATCACGCATTCAACTTAAAGATTCAAATGCAGCCACTTTTATCATTGGTACACTCTTTTCGCAGGCTTGTGAAAAAGATCGTTGTTTTGCTCCGACGACGACTCCCTTTCAGGTACAACTAGCAGGCACTAGTCATCCCCTAACAACGCAACAAGAAACAGCGGCAATGGATCTCAGCTTAAAGCAAACAATGGGTGATAATAATTCTGACGAAATGAGCTCGATAGATGATCAGGAGAATTCAAGCTTTTCACTTAATGAATTGAACATCACCAACCAGCAAAAGCCACAGTCTGCATGGTCTGTTTTGCCGTTGGCATTCATCGCAGGTTTTTTGCTGAATTTTATGCCGTGTGTGCTTCCCGTTGTCGGATTAAAACTTCTCTCGTTTGTTCAGCAGGCCAATTCGGATCGAAAACGTATTTTGTTAATGAATCTCTCGTATACAGTGGGCTTACTGTCTGTCATGATGGTACTTGCTACGTTGGCCGTCTTTGCCGGGCTGGGATGGGGAGAACAATTTAGCAGCACCGCGTTTACAGTCAGTCTGTCTGCGATTGTCTTCGCCTTTGGTTTGAGTTTTTTGGGAGTCTGGGAAATTCCATTACCTGGCTTTGTGGGATCAGTGGGGGGCAAGACTCCCCAAGAAGGTTATGAGGGTGCATTTAGTAAGGGCGTGTTAAGTACATTACTGGCGACGCCCTGCAGCGGCCCCTTTCTTGGTGCAGCTTTAGCGTGGGCGGTCACTCAGCCAGGCTATTTAACGTTTAGTGTGTTTGCAACCGTTGGTCTGGGGATGGCCAGTCCCTATCTAATCATTGGGCTATTTCCTTCCATGATTCGTTTTTTACCTAAGCCGGGAAACTGGATGATCGCCTTCAAGCAGATCATGGGCTTTATCATGTTGGCGACAGTTGTTTATCTTATGAGTTTCATGCCCATTGCCGCTGTGGTACCCACCGTTTTGTTACTATTGGGAGTGGGAATCGGACTTTGGTATGCAGGCCGCGTGCCTGCTCATGAATCCTTGCGTAAACAATTCAAGGCCTGGTCTGTCGCGGCAGGGATGGTGGTCGTTATTGGATTGCTTTCTTTCACCTGGTTACAGGGGGTGATGCAACAACGTTTCGAAAGGGCGGCACAACGTTTCATCTCAAGTCATGTAGAAGTTTCTCAATCTGCTCTTGTAGAAAATCAGACCGTGGGGGCAATTCAATGGGAGTCTTACTCACCTGAGCGACTGGAAAGTTTACTCAAAGCAGGGAAACCTGTGTTTATCGATTTTACAGCGGACTGGTGTTTGACTTGTAAAGCAAATGAAGCGGCTGCGATTGAAACGAGAGAAGTAGCCACAGCCCTGCGAGAATCAAACGTGATTGCACTCAGAGCTGATAAAACAGAGCCTAACCCGGCAGTGGACCGTCTGCTACGTCAGTTGGGTAACTCAGCTGCTTCGATTCCTTTTTACGCGGTCTTCCCGGCAGGCAAACCCAATGAACCGATCCTGTTAGATGGTATTTACGCGACACCTGCACCCTTTGTGAAAGCAATCGATCAATCAAAAGCGATCGCAAAAAATAAGCAGCCGACGACCATTGTTACAAAACGAATTGAAACGGGAAGGCATGTCACCGGTAGTTAAGAGTATGAGTTTTTCAGAACAGAAAATACCAAGTTTTAAAAAGGAACCGAGTGTGATGAATCAACAATTGAAAGTTCAGATCGTCACCTTACTGTTTGCGTTTGTGTTAACCGGTTGTTTTCAATCGGTGGACAATGAAACCATGGCTCAAACCACTGAGCAAAAACAAGCGACTCCAAAAGGGTTTGCCGTTGTGGAATTATTTACGTCAGAGGGGTGTAGCAGTTGCCCTCCCGCGGATGCCAATTTGACTCGTCTTGTGGAAATTGCCCACAAAAATAAATTGCCCATTTACGCGCTCTCGTTTCACGTCGACTACTGGAATTATCTTGGTTGGAAAGATCCGTTCAGCCAGCGCCAGTTTACAGAACGACAAAGAGCCTATGCCCGGGCACTGCGTTCATCAAGAGTTTATACGCCACAGATGATCGTCAACGGAGAAAAAGGATTTGTGGGATCAAATCGCAGACAAGCACAAGAAGCAATACTCGCGGCATTTAAAACAGCTCCTTCCGCCAGTCTTCAGTTAGTGCTTAAAGATGCTACTGAAGGTTTGCAAATCTCCTGGAAGACCAAAGGAATGA
This window encodes:
- a CDS encoding protein-disulfide reductase DsbD family protein, producing MFTKSLFYFVLCGFLFLPFVSSIAQEQDNPQQVEISAQVSRVAPDEAELVITAKIQPGLHIYAQSQPKPFLATKITLKPDNQIRSAGPFVPSKEPVLMKHEKLGVELHEHEGTVSWRSRIQLKDSNAATFIIGTLFSQACEKDRCFAPTTTPFQVQLAGTSHPLTTQQETAAMDLSLKQTMGDNNSDEMSSIDDQENSSFSLNELNITNQQKPQSAWSVLPLAFIAGFLLNFMPCVLPVVGLKLLSFVQQANSDRKRILLMNLSYTVGLLSVMMVLATLAVFAGLGWGEQFSSTAFTVSLSAIVFAFGLSFLGVWEIPLPGFVGSVGGKTPQEGYEGAFSKGVLSTLLATPCSGPFLGAALAWAVTQPGYLTFSVFATVGLGMASPYLIIGLFPSMIRFLPKPGNWMIAFKQIMGFIMLATVVYLMSFMPIAAVVPTVLLLLGVGIGLWYAGRVPAHESLRKQFKAWSVAAGMVVVIGLLSFTWLQGVMQQRFERAAQRFISSHVEVSQSALVENQTVGAIQWESYSPERLESLLKAGKPVFIDFTADWCLTCKANEAAAIETREVATALRESNVIALRADKTEPNPAVDRLLRQLGNSAASIPFYAVFPAGKPNEPILLDGIYATPAPFVKAIDQSKAIAKNKQPTTIVTKRIETGRHVTGS
- a CDS encoding DUF1223 domain-containing protein, which produces MNQQLKVQIVTLLFAFVLTGCFQSVDNETMAQTTEQKQATPKGFAVVELFTSEGCSSCPPADANLTRLVEIAHKNKLPIYALSFHVDYWNYLGWKDPFSQRQFTERQRAYARALRSSRVYTPQMIVNGEKGFVGSNRRQAQEAILAAFKTAPSASLQLVLKDATEGLQISWKTKGMKAGDQINLALVEKTAERKVSAGENEGRNLTHVNVVRLFKAIKSPSASGSTMMQTTEKVDWKKYRVVGYIQAPQTLQIKAATEAELKPN